A section of the Macadamia integrifolia cultivar HAES 741 chromosome 9, SCU_Mint_v3, whole genome shotgun sequence genome encodes:
- the LOC122088699 gene encoding laccase-7-like, producing MAMEKTLRPFFLLAFALLASLSSAALVEHTFHVGNLSVHRLCQEQTIIAVNGSLPGPTIRVREGDTLVVHVVNKSPYNLTIHWHGVFQLLSGWADGPGYVTQCPIQPGASYTHKFNITCQEGTLWWHAHSSWLRATVYGALIIHPRGGRSYPYVKPYKEFPIVLGEWWNGNVVDIENEALTLGAAPNVSNAFTINGQPGDLYPCSTKHTHKLKVVSGKTYLLRIINAALNNQLFFKIADHNFTVVGVDATYTEPYYTDVVVIAPGQTTDILFKADRAPGTYYMAAHPYASASGVSFDNTTTTGIIQYEGATSSVPQMPILPPFNDTSTAHEFYSNLTSLKQGPHWIHMPQHIDEHMFITEGLGLSPCGNNATCAGPNGLRLSASMNNASFQLPSKLSLLEAHYNKVSGIYTEDFPSKPPMVFDYTNTSLGSNMTLLLTEKATRVKKLKFNATVQIVLQNTALLGIENHPIHLHGFNFFVLAQGFGNYNRIKDARKFNLINPQQRNTIAVPAGGWAVIRFQANNPGVWFMHCHLDVHLPWGLATAFVVENGPTLSSTLPPPPLDLPQC from the exons ATGGCTATGGAGAAAACGCTACGTCCATTTTTCTTGCTGGCCTTTGCTCTGCTTGCTTCTCTGTCTTCTGCAGCCTTAGTTGAGCATACATTCCAT GTTGGGAACTTGAGTGTCCATCGACTGTGCCAGGAACAAACAATAATTGCAGTGAACGGGAGCTTGCCTGGCCCGACCATTCGGGTTAGGGAAGGTGACACACTCGTGGTTCATGTCGTTAACAAGTCACCCTACAATCTCACCATTCACTG GCATGGCGTGTTTCAACTACTCAGTGGATGGGCTGATGGGCCTGGATATGTGACCCAATGTCCAATTCAACCTGGAGCCAGCTACACTCACAAATTCAACATCACTTGCCAAGAAGGGACTCTTTGGTGGCATGCTCATTCATCTTGGCTCCGCGCAACTGTTTACGGTGCACTCATTATTCACCCGCGCGGTGGCCGTTCTTACCCGTATGTCAAACCCTACAAGGAGTTCCCAATTGTCTTAG GGGAATGGTGGAATGGCAACGTTGTTGACATAGAGAATGAAGCTCTCACCCTGGGAGCTGCGCCAAACGTTTCTAATGCTTTCACCATCAACGGCCAACCTGGCGATCTCTACCCATGTTCTACAAAAC ATACCCATAAGCTTAAGGTGGTGTCCGGTAAGACATATCTCCTGCGTATAATCAACGCGGCATTGAATAACCAGCTTTTCTTCAAGATCGCCGACCACAACTTTACCGTCGTCGGCGTTGACGCCACCTACACTGAACCATACTACACCGACGTCGTTGTGATCGCACCCGGCCAAACAACCGATATCCTCTTCAAAGCCGATCGAGCTCCGGGAACATATTATATGGCAGCTCACCCATATGCTAGTGCATCAGGTGTATCGTTCGATAACACGACCACCACCGGCATCATCCAATACGAGGGAGCCACATCATCAGTTCCCCAAATGCCAATCCTCCCACCTTTCAATGACACATCAACAGCCCACGAGTTCTATAGCAACCTAACAAGTCTTAAGCAGGGCCCACACTGGATCCACATGCCACAACATATAGATGAGCATATGTTTATAACTGAGGGATTGGGTCTCTCCCCATGTGGAAACAATGCCACTTGTGCGGGACCCAATGGGTTGAGGTTATCTGCTAGCATGAACAACGCTTCATTTCAATTGCCATCCAAGTTGTCCTTATTGGAGGCACATTATAATAAGGTGAGTGGGATCTACACCGAGGATTTTCCTAGTAAGCCACCTATGGTATTTGACTACACCAATACAAGCCTTGGTTCCAATATGACATTGCTATTGACGGAGAAGGCAACACGTGTCAAGAAATTGAAGTTTAATGCGACGGTGCAGATAGTGTTACAGAATACGGCCTTACTTGGGATAGAAAACCATCCTATTCACTTACATGGTTTCAACTTCTTTGTATTGGCTCAAGGGTTTGGAAACTATAATCGTATCAAAGATGCAAGAAAGTTCAATTTGATTAACCCACAACAGCGTAACACAATCGCTGTTCCTGCTGGAGGTTGGGCTGTTATCAGATTCCAAGCCAATAACCCAG GTGTATGGTTTATGCACTGCCATCTCGACGTACACCTACCATGGGGCTTAGCTACAGCATTTGTTGTTGAGAACGGGCCCACGCTGTCGTCCACGCTTCCTCCTC